One genomic window of Antricoccus suffuscus includes the following:
- the nucS gene encoding endonuclease NucS — MRMVIATCEVDYAGRLSAHLPKATRLLMVKADGSVLVHSDGGSYKPLNWMSPPCTLIERDGEWTVKNKAGETLVIRIEEILSDSTHHLGVDPGLMKDGVEAHLQALLADHLDVIGAGLRLVRREYPTPIGPVDILAREDVGTVAIEVKRVVEISAVEQLTRYLDLLNRSSKIAPVRGVLAGNVVKPQAKTLAEDRGITCVTTDYDELRGLTDPTARLF; from the coding sequence GTGAGAATGGTGATCGCTACGTGCGAGGTCGACTACGCCGGGCGGTTGAGTGCCCACTTACCTAAGGCGACCAGGTTGCTGATGGTCAAGGCCGATGGCTCGGTGCTCGTCCATTCCGACGGCGGCTCCTACAAACCGCTGAACTGGATGTCACCGCCATGCACGCTCATCGAGCGCGACGGCGAGTGGACGGTGAAGAACAAGGCCGGCGAGACGCTGGTCATCCGCATCGAGGAAATTCTCAGTGACTCGACGCATCATTTGGGCGTCGATCCCGGCCTGATGAAGGACGGCGTCGAGGCGCACCTGCAAGCCTTGCTGGCCGACCATCTCGATGTCATCGGAGCGGGACTTCGCCTGGTCCGGCGCGAATACCCGACACCGATCGGTCCGGTCGACATCCTTGCCCGCGAGGACGTGGGCACGGTGGCGATCGAGGTGAAACGCGTCGTCGAGATTTCGGCGGTCGAGCAGCTCACTCGCTACCTCGACCTGCTGAACCGTTCGTCGAAAATCGCACCGGTGCGCGGCGTACTAGCCGGCAACGTCGTCAAGCCACAGGCGAAGACTCTCGCCGAAGACCGCGGAATTACCTGCGTGACCACCGAC